Part of the Imperialibacter roseus genome, CAAAGAAAGCCGCTGCTCCTAAGAAAGAAGCTGCACCCAAAGCAAAAGCTGCGAAGAAAGACAAGGACGCTGAGTAAATCACTCGGTTTAACTATATAAAAAAGCCCTGCTTGCAAAAGTGGGGCTTTTTGTGTTAAGCAAGCCCGTCGCTTCCCTTCCGTTAATTATACGCTACACTGCCAGCGGACTCGCAATAAGTGATTCGGCTATTTTGGTAGCCTTAAGCACGAGAAATTTCACAAAGTCATCGAGGTATTCGGCATCAACCGCTTTGGACTGCTCAAGCCAGGGATTCATGACGACCGAACGTAAGATGAAAAGCCCTTCACGCAAATACTCTTCTTTCGTAAAACCATAGCTGATCAGAATATCGCCGACTGACTCCCAGGAATACTGCTCACACCTGATTTGAGTTCTCGAAACAAAAAAAGCATGATCGTAAGGCATGAGGTGGCGCTTGTCCTCCGTTCTCAACGAGAAGGTTTCGTAAACTCCTCTATTTATGGTATTATTTTCCTTTAATGATGCCCCATTCAGCAGCACCAAATAGCAGACAACGTTTGTGTCGGGTTGGGTCAACGTTCGTATCGTTAACCTGGTGTTCTTAAACTGAGCTTCGTTAATTAACTGGTAGAGTCGCTGGGCTCCTGCCAATGACTGCCTGATGATTTTTCCATGGCCGTGTCGGTGAAGCGGGATCGTTCTGTGCGTTAACCAGGTCGCCAGGGCGGCGGCTCCCGGCTTGGATCCTTCAATGATATAGGGACCAATGGCTTCATCCAATACCCTGGTATCGAAAAAATTGGCGCTTGTCTGGTCGAGGATATAAGGCGCCTTTTGCCTTGCATAAAGTACGCTCCGCTTATCTTTAAAATTGATTACACCAGAGGGGTACGGGATGTATCCCAGCTTATGAGGATCGATTGTGACCGAATCTGCCAAATGAATAAATTCTATATCCTCGTTTTCAAACGCCTCTTTCCCAGCACCATCTGATTGCTCAGGGGCGTCTATGTAAAGGGTTCGCAAGTAGCCTCCCCAGGCTGCATCGGCATGAAGCCAAAACGATTTACATTTCTCCTTTTCGTACTTTTTCCTTGTCTTTTCGATATCCACCAGGGGATCGACTGCTCCTTCCTCAGTTGTGCCCATAATGCCTACCACGGCCACAATTGTTTGTGAAGCACTCATGCCCAGTATGGCCTCTTCAAGTTTTGGAATCGAAAGTCTGAAATTGTTGTCGACAGGCATAGGAATCACCTGGTCGTCGCCAAAGCCGAGCAGGTTGGCAATTTTCCGGATACTGTAGTGAGCAGCTTCCGAAACCAGAATAACTGGTTCCACCCCGACATCCCGGTAAAGCCCCACCCCTTTTTTACCAACGTTGTACCTGCTGGATTGAAAAGAATCCTCCAACCATTGATGAGCGTCGTCTGACTTACACTGTGCTGCCAGTCGTTCCGGGATATTCAGCCGTTCATCGAGTGTGAGGTTGAGCAGTGTAGCAACAGGCACTTCCCTGATGTCCTTCGAGTCTCCATTGGGTAACCCCACCTGGAATGCGATAGATTCCTCCCGGCAAAGTTCAGCCACCATCACGGGAATCCACTGCGTTTGCCGGGCCAACCAAAGCGCCTCCATATTGGCAATGGTGCCGCCAGAAGTAATATGAGACCAGCTTTTGTCTGTATCGTAGCCCAGCATGCCTGCAATCATTTTGCCGGCTTCTATTTCCAGTTTTACTGTTACCGGGGCTGCCTCATCTGACACATTGTTGGGATTGTACAACATACCAGCAAAATAGCCCATGATCCCTGGCATACTTGTTTCCGATATCATATGCGCCAGGTAGCGGGGAGAGTAAAAGGGATAGTCAGCTTTTAGCTGATTGAGGACAAAGTCGAGCTCGTTGCTCAATTTATCAAACCAAACGTCGTGCGAGCGTCGCTGCGCCCGGCCGAGAATAAGCGGGTCTTCCGGAAAATAATTCTTTCTCCAGTGGGCATAGTCCTGAAAAATGTAGTTGATAACTTCCTGCCATACCCCCGCCTGCTCTGACTTTGGCCCCAGAAACCAGGCACCCATTGGTAGCTCTTCTTCTCCCTTCCACATAAGTTATGTTTTTTCTTTTTACTATCTAAAGCTAGAAATACACCACCGCCCACCCTATGACTTTAGTCAGGTTCGATGAACACTTTTGCCATCATTTCTAATAAATCTAAATAAAAGACTTTTTAATCTTTTATTGTTTTACATTTGCCGAACCATTGCTAAATAACTCAAATACTATCTCCCCATGGACAATTCACCCCAGCACAGTTTTCATATCCCCGTTATGGGATTGGCTTACACCATTGATTCGCCAATAAAAGTGGCCCGGTTTGGTATATCCTCAGTGATGTCCATCATTGAGGACAATCTGATCGAGAAAATGAGGAGCTATTACTATGGGAAAATAAACGAGCCCTATCTGCCGATTTCCACTCATGAAGAAGATTACAGGGCTAAGCGTATCACCGACTACCTCAACCTTGTGAACCGAATTGTGTGCCAGCAGGTAGAAACCCTCCGAAATTCAACTTTTGAGGCGGGGTCAGAGATTGTCAAGTACTTCGAAATGCTCCCTGACGGCAACAAGGTCAAACAGCTATTTCAGCTCATAAATGAACTACAGGACCGGGAGGAACAGGAGCAACTCCAGAAGTACTTAAAAAGTCAGATCCAGCCGGGAAGTATCGATGTGAACATAATGACTAAGGTTGACAAAGTGAACACGGATGCCTTTGGTAAGCCGATAGAAGATGGATCGGATGCCCTTACCGCCCTCAGGGGGTATGTAAATAGTGATCTGGTCAACTCCTCTGTCGTGTTATCGGCGGGTATGAACCCCCGCCTGTTCAACTATATGGAAAAGCTGCATCAATTGGCCGCAAAGGGTTGGGGCGATTTTGAAAAGAAAATAGTTATTAAGGTAAGCGACTACAGATCGGCCCTGATTCAGGGCAAGTACCTGGCCAAGAAGGGCCTCTGGGTTAGTGAGTTCAGGATAGAGTCGGGGCTTAACTGCGGAGGACATGCTTTTGCTACTGACGGCCTCCTGCTGGGGCCAATTCTGAACGAGTTCAAAAACAAAAGAGCAGAATTGCGTATCGAACTATTTGAAATATACAACAGAGCACTCCAGGAAAAAGGCCTCCGCACCTATAATGAAGCTCACCCAATAAAAATCACAGTGCAGGGAGGCATAGGCACTTATGAGGAAGATCAGTTTCTCAGAAGGTTTATGGGAATGGACAGCACCGGCTGGGGCACACCATTTTTACTTGTACCAGAGGCCACCACCGTAGACGACAAGACGTTGCAGTTGCTGGCTAAAGCAGGGCAAGATGACCTCAAACTAAGCAAAAACTCCCCTCTCGGTGTGCGCTTTCATTACCTGAAAGGAACCAGTTCGGATGAGGAAAAACTTAATCGAATTAAAAAAGGTCGGCCCGGCAGTCCCTGCACAGAAAAATACCTCGTTTCCAATACCGAGTTTACCAAAGAGCCAATTTGTACTGCCTCCTACAAATACCAGAAATTAAAGGTAAAACAGTTGCAGGGGATGGAGCTCCCAGAAGATCAATACCAGCAGCAATTAAGCAATGTGCTCGATAAAGAATGTCTGTGCATCGGATTGAGCAATTCAGCGGTACACACTTACCAACTCAAGCCATTCAAAAAACTGGAGGCAGTTACTATTTGCCCGGGCCCAAACATTGTCAATTTTTCAGCAACATTGTCTCTTCAAGCTATGGTCGATCACATTTATGGCAGGGCCAATGTGATCTCCAACCCGCAAAGGCACCATATGTTTATCAGGGAACTACAGCTCTATATCGATCACCTGAAAGAATCGATGGAATTCAATAGCGGCGAGGTGGCTAGTAAAAAGGACAAATACCTCAAAACATTCCATGACAACTTGCTGGACGGCATAGCCTACTACAGGCATATTGTAGTCGACATCGCCCATGGTATCGAAGAGCTGAAATATCGGTTTCTAGACTCGCTTGAAAAAGAAGAACACAAACTTCGGTCGTTGTACGAAAACTACGTTAGCCATACAAATTCTCTTGAGGCAGTATAAAGCACCACATGAGCCCCTTGCAGAAGACTCGGGGGCGACATAACTTACGGACATGTTTTCAAAAGCCTGCGAATATGCCGTAAGAGCGGTCATGTACATTGCCATCAAAAGCGCTAAAGGGCTGAAACCGGGCTTCAAAGAAATCGCCAGGGAAATTGACGCCCCGGATCCGTTTGTTGGTAAAATCTTGCAACAGCTGGTCAGGGAAGGTATCATATCTTCCAATAAAGGCCCGAACGGCGGGTTTTATCTTCACCCCGAAGGCAAGCCTGTGCCACTGATGGACATTGTGAGGGTAATTGATGGCAAGGAGGTGTTCAGCCTCTGCGTGCTTGGGCTGAAGGACTGCTCGGACAAATTCCCATGCCCTATTCATCACGATGTAAAAGCCTTCCGGGATAAATTGAAGGAAAGCATGCAAAACCAGCACGTTCAGGATCTTGTGAAAAAAATAGAGCAAGGCAAAGTGTTTCTTAAAAACCATAGCATTAACAGCTAGAGAAGATTTGCGCAGCGGTGCACCTCGAAGCATTTGCAACTATTTTACCCCTCTCCTGAAACAATCTCTTCTGCTTACAAAGGCGAATCTATTGGAACCAGATGCGCTTTTTGAAAAGAACTGGCTCAAGACCCCAAAGGCTAACTTTTTCAGGCTCCTACACTCACCTTTCATCTACACGAAATAAGCTCAAGCAAAAGGTAATTTAATAAAAGACTTTTTAATCTTTTATTAATATATTTGTTGAGCAGACGAAATCCTCAGAGGCTAGTCAGTTGGAAGGCCTTTGTGCATTTCAGAATGACGCTGCAACTCAGCCTTTGCAGGTATGGGCGGCAGTTGACCAATATTATCTACCCAGAACAAAGAAAGGCATGGAACTAAACCAGGAAATTCTTAGTGACATTATCGTACACATGAAGTATGCACGGTACATTCCGGAGCTCAATCGCAGGGAACTATGGCCGGAAATCTGCGGTCGCTATGAAGAAATGATGGTGGACAAATACCCTCATATGCGAGAGGAGATTCGGGAAAACATGGCGTTTGTACTACAAAAAAAAGTACTTCCCTCCATGCGGGCCATGCAGTTTGCCGGTCCTCCTATTATTAAAAACAACAGTCGTATTTACAACTGTGCCTACTTGCCAGTAGACGATATCAGGGCGTTTTCTGAGGCCATGTTTCTACTACTGGGCGGAACTGGCGTTGGGTTTTCCGTTCAGTTGCACCACGTCAGTCAATTGCCTGCTGTTCAAAAGCCCGAGCGGAGAAGAAGATTTTTGGTCGGCGACAGCCTGGAGGGCTGGGCCGATTCCATCAAAATGATTATGAAAGCCTATTTTGGATTTCACAGCACTCTGCCTGACTTCGATTACTCGGATATACGGCCCAAGGGAGCGAGGCTGGTGACCGCCGGCGGCAAAGCGCCAGGCCCTGAACCTCTAAGAGTTTGCCATGCTCATGTCATCTCCGTTCTTGAAAGAAAGCAGAACGGTGAAAAGCTGTCCTCACTGGAGTGCCACGACATCATGTGTCATATTGCCAATGCAGTGCTTTCGGGTGGCATTCGCAGGTCAGCTATGATATCTCTTTTTTCGCCGCAAGATGATGAAATGCTGAGCTGCAAGTTTGGCAACTGGTGGGAGCTTAATGAGCAAAGAGGCCGGGCCAACAACTCCGTGGTGCTCACCAGAGACGGCACTACCAAAGAGTCTTTTATTAAGCTTTGGAAGAAAATAGAGCTGTCGGGCTCTGGAGAACCTGGTTTCTATTTCACCAATCACCCAGAGTGGGGAACCAACCCTTGCTGCGAAATTGCTTTGCGGCCTTTCCAGTTCTGTAACCTCTGCGAAATTAACGTTTCGGATGTAGAAACGCAGGAAGACTTGAACGCAAGGGCCAGAGCGGCTGGTTTTCTGGGCACACTTCAGGCCGGATTTACCGATTTCCATTACCTGAGGGAAGAATGGATTAAAACAACGGAGGAGGATGCTCTTATCGGCGTAGGAATGACGGGAATAGCCAGTGGGAGAGTTTTCCAAATGGATTTGAAGGAAGCGGCTGATGAAGTGAAGCATGTCAACATGGAGGTATCGGCGAAAATAGGGATAAACTTTGCTGCCAGGTGCACTACAATAAAACCCTCCGGCACCAGTTCACTTGTATTGGGCACCTCTTCTGGCATCCACGCCTGGCACAACGATTTCTACCTGAGAAGGGTAAGAATAGGTAAGAATGAAGCATTGTACCAATACTTGAAGGACAACCACCCTGAGCTGCTGGAAGACGACTTACTCAACGAGAAACAGGGCATTATCTGTATCCCCCAGAAGGCACCTAAAGGGAGCATTACACGAAGCGAAAGTGCCATGGATTTACTGGAAAGAATAAAAATCTTTAATACTGAGTGGGTGAGGAATGGATATCGTCTTGGCAACAATGCTAACAACGTATCGGCAACAGTGTCCATCAAAAAAGACGAATGGGAAAAAGTCGGACAATGGATGTGGGAGAACAAAGCATCCTATAATGGTTTGAGTGTGCTGCCGTTTGACAGTGGAAATTATCAGCAACCTCCATTTGAAGATATTACTGAGGAGAAATTCAATGAACTGGAAATAAGCTTACGCAGCATTGACCTCTCAAAGGTAGTGGAGGGGGAAGATGAGACCGACCTGCAAGCGGAGGCAGCGTGCGCCGGCGGTGCCTGCGCTATCGTTTAGCCCCTCTTCCCCAGCTCAATCAACTGCAGGTTCTTAACCCCCTCTGGCGTAAGATCAAACCGCATGATGGTGCGCATTTTGTGAAAGCCCTGCATGCCAGCTGCACCCGGGTTGATGTGGATCAGAGGAAGCCTTGCTTTGTCGGTAAGGACTTTCACTATATGAGAGTGCCCGCAGATAAAAAGATAAGGTTTGATCGTATCCAGTTGCTTTATTACCCTTCGGTTGTACCTGGGGGGGTAGCCGCCTATATGCGTGATCCAGATCGTTTTTTCTTCCCGTTCGAATACCTGGTCTTCCGGATATGAATGTCTCAGGTCAGCGCCGTCGATATTACCATATACGGCTACGACCGGCTTGAAGGCCTCCAGCTTATTCATGACCTCCTGGTCGCCAATGTCGCCAGCATGCCAAATTTCATCACACCCCGCAAAATATTCAAACACTCTTTCGTCCAGATAACCGTGCGTGTCTGAGATCAGTCCTATTTTTGTCATTATATATTCAATACGAATTCAGACAAATAAACAAGTTTAGAAAGAATATTTGGTAGGTTTACGATATTCGTTTCGCTACCCAGAATACTACACCAAATAGAAAAATGAACATTGATAGTCAGCATAGAATAGACTACAGTCAAATCAGAGCTAATCTGATTATTCTTTTCATTGTGGCGGTCTCAGTAGTGATTGGCGTGGCGCTATTCCTCAACGCCAGGCTCGACAGGTTCATTGCCATGAATGCCGACCTCGGCAAGGTAATTAATGTAGCTGGCAGACAGCGAATGTTGAGCCAAAATATCAGCAAAACAGGGCTGCTGATTTATTATTCCGATAGCCTTTCCATCGACCGAAAGAAAACAATCGATTCCCTTTCCCTTATTTTTGCAGAGGCTCATCGCTCACTGAAAGGAGACAATTTTGCCTTCCATGAAAATAAAGAGCAACGCACAAGGCTAGATTCTCTTTTTGACAAGCTTGAAATTTCTTTTCAGGGCCTGACCAGCACGGCCAAATCTATTGCTCATTCAAGCCCGGTGTCGAAACAAAATGCAGAAAGGCTTCTGGCATACGAATCGGACTTTCTACCCTTGATGGATGAAATCACCAATGAGTATGAGCGCCTCTCCTCCGAAGTATTGGATGAGATAGATAGTAGCACCACACTGGTCAATTATTCAATCGCTATTTCAGTATTACTTTCAGCAATTACGGTGCTACTGGTCACACTAAATGCCATCAAGCACTATTCTGTAAGGCTTGAACAAACGAGAGAAGATTTAGAAAAATCAGTTAGCCAGGAAAAGTTAAAAGCCGATAAGCTTGAGTTTCTAACACGGTCAATTAAGGTTGGTATTTGGGAAAAAAGTGTTTCTGACGGCGCAGAGAGGTGGTCGGAAGCACTCTACACCCTGCTAGGGTACAAAAAAGACGAGATAAGACCTACGTCGGAGACATTTCTTAGCCTGGTGCATCCGGCTGATGTTCCCATACTTATGGACTCCACGGATTCATCCATAAAAACTGGCCTTCCCTCAACCATAGAGGTGAGAGTGAAGATGAAGAGCGGGGATTACAAATGGGTAGAGGCCACCGGCAATACGCAACGCTCTGAGAATGGGAAAATTTCCTTACTCATTGCCGGCATTGTTGACATCCATGACCGCAAAGTGCTTGAAATGCAGCTCAAGGCCTTTATCGAAAGGGCTCCTGCGTCGATTGCAATGTTCAACAAAGAACTACGGTACATAGCGGCCAGCCAAAAATGGGTAGAAGAATACAACATTCAAGATCAGGTCATTATCGGGAAAAGCCACTACGATATTTTTCCTGAAGTAAGTGACAGCTGGAAAGATATCCACAGAAAATGCCTGAATGGTGCTGTTGAAATGAGAGACGAAGATCCATTTGAACGAGCAGACGGCACGATCCAATGGCTAAAATGGGAGGTGAGGCCATGGTACATCGACCAGGACACTGTTGGAGGCATCCTGATGTTCACAGAAGACGTCACCAACAATAGACTCAAGAAGGAAGAGCTGCAAAAAGCAAAAGAGGTCGCCGAAGAAGCTTCCAAGGCCAAGGAGCAGTTTTTGGCCACCATGAGCCATGAAATACGCACTCCTCTGAACGCCATCAACGGCATTACCCAAATCCTTTTGCTGGAAAACCCAAGGTTCGATCAAAAGGAGCACCTCAACCTGCTCAAATTTTCTGGCGAAAGTCTGCTAAGCCTCATCAACGACATCCTCGATATATCTAAAATAGAGGCCGGAAAATTGGTGCTTGACTATGCGCCATTCGATTTTTTCTATTTGGTGAATGCGATTAAAAGCTCATTGGTTTTTCGGGCAAAGGAAAATCTGGTCACGGTAGAGGTAGACTACGATAAAAACCTTCCCCATGCGTTTATAGGTGATGACACGAGGGTCACACAAGTTCTGTACAATTTAGCTGGCAACGCTATTAAATTTACCGAAAATGGCAACGTGACCATTTCGGCCAAATCATTAAGCCGAAGGGATAACTTTTGCAAAATGCGGGTGTCAATAACCGACACAGGAATTGGCATGTCCGAAGAACAGCAAAAGGGTATTTTTGAAGCATTTAGTCAGGCTGAAGGTGGAACTACCAGAAAATATGGAGGAACAGGTCTTGGCTTGTACATCACAAGGAAAATTTTGGAGATGATGGGTTCCGAAATTCAGTTGCAAAGTAAACCTGGAGAAGGTTCAACCTTCTTTTTCGATATCGAACTTGAGGAAACCACTCTCGAAGTGGAATTGACCAGGAAGTCGGTACAAAAAAGCAAAGACTTCAATGGCAAGGATATACATCTGCTGGTGGCGGAAGACAACACCGCCAATCAAATCATCATGAAGAAGTTCCTCAAGTATGTGGATGTTACTTTTGACATTGCAGCCAATGGATTAGAAGCTTTTGATGCCCTGCAAAAAAAGACATATGATTTGGTGCTGATGGATCTCCAAATGCCGGTAATGGATGGGTTTACGGCGACTATTAAAATACGGGGCAGCGCCGACGAGTATTTCCAGAATATCCCCATCGTTGCGTTAACGGCTGACGCATTCTCCAATATTCGGGAAAAAACGTTTGCCGTTGGTATGACTGACTATCTCAGCAAACCATTTAAACCAGCCGATCTTTATGCCATTATTGAGAAATATGCCGGACGAGTAAAAAAGGAAGTGACAGTGGCTGATTCTTCTCTAAAGAGTAAAATCTATGAGTTAGGAGAAGGCGACAAGGAATTTGTAATGGAGTTTTCCAACAACAGCGTGCAAAACTACATCGAGTTTGTCAGCGATTTGAAGAAGTCGATTAAGGAGAGAGACCTTGACCTATTGCACACAATCGCTCATAAAATCAAGTCGCTAAATATGCTTTTTGAGTTGGAAACGCTGGAATCGAAGATCGATGAACTTAAGTCACACAAAGCATCTTTTTTCTCAGAAACATCGCTTGTTGAAGTTATACAGAAGGAAGCTGGCGCTGTAATAGAAGAAATAAAAAACACCATATTGAATGACTGAAACAGATGTGGTAATTGAAAACAATAAAGCGTTTGACGTCCCTCCTGAAAAGGGAGGGGGTAACTTTTCGGATTTGAAATGGTTGCAAACACACTTGATCAGAATAGTGGCGGCGCTGGGGGCCACGAAGCCAAATCCTTTGCCAAACAGCAAACACCGACCAGTTCTTAACAAGGTTATTTAGCATATTGATGTTGTCATTAGAAAAGAAAAAATCTCTTAGAGTGTGCGGCCTGGCATCGCTCACCATTGCCTTGATAGTAATGGTGGGGTGGTTGCTCGATTTATCCTACTTAAAAGATTTGGGAGTAGCCGGAGCGAGTATGAAGTTTAATACAGCTCTGGGCTTTTCTCTGCTGGGACTGGCACTTATAGGTAAGGCCTACGAGCGAAAATGGGCAGTGGTCGTCCTAACCATTTTCCTTAGCCTCCTCGCCCTTGTAACATTAGCTGAATATATTTTTGGCATTAGTCTGGGAATAGACCAACTATTTGTAACCGATCGGCGGAGTGTGAAATATCCCGGAAGAATGTCCACAGGTAGCTCCACTGCATTTCTTTTAACGGCTTTTGCGCTTACCAATTTAACAAGCCGCAGATGGTATCTCCGGCTAAAGCAATATGGCCTCCACCTGGTTTCATTTATGGCGCTCCTGTCCATTGTGGGAGTGGCGTTTGGGTTGTCGCCAAACGACAGGCTGATTTTTATTTCATCAATGGCATTGCACACAGCCATATTATTCTTGGCTACCTCCATTTGCCTTTCAAGCCTCTCACAATTTGGCTTAGCTAATATTTTGACGGGCGAAAAGCCAGGAAATATACTGTCCCGAAGAATGTTCGCACAGATGACGGGAACAGTTCTGATTGCTGGCTATTTGCTGACTACCCTTGAATCTCATCAATTCATAACGGCCAAGACATCCACAGTACTAATTGGTGTTATTTCGTTGTTCTTTAGCCTGATTTATGTTGGTCTCATTGCCAAGCGCCTCAATTTGTCTCATGACATAAGGCGATATACTGAAAAGCAGTTGCAGTCGTATAACGAAGCGCTGGAGTCAAAAGTGGCAGAGCAAACAAAATCAATGAAAACTACGCTGGACCGCCTCTACGATATTAATCGGGTGGCCATGGTTGGCGGATGGGAGGCTGATCTGGCAACCAATAAAGTCACCTGGAGCACCACAACCAAGCGTATCCACGAAGTGCCTGAGGACTACCAACCCGATCTGTCAACCGCTATTAAGTTTTACAAAGAAGGTGAAGACCGCAACGCCATGGCCAAAACCGTCAATGACGCCATTTCGCTTGGCTTACCATGGGACGTAGAACTAAGAATAATTACCCCAACAGGCAAAGAAAAATGGGTAAGGGCAATAGGTAAACCAATTTTTGAAAATGGTAAGTGTATGAGGTTAAACGGTACTTTTCAAGACATTGACAAAAGAAAACGGGTAGAAATAGAGGCAACGGAAGGGCGAGAATTTTTACAAACACTTATTGACAACATTCCTGTTAATATTTACGCTAAGGATATTGAGTCAAGAAAGATCCTCATTAACAAAGCCGAGTTGTCGCTTATGGGTCTCAACGATAAGGCGTTGGTTATAGGCAAAACAGATCATGAGTTGTTCCCGAAAGCGTCTGCTGACTTATCTAAGGCGGAAGACTTACAAGTATTTTCGACGGGAGAGCCTATATTGGGCGTGGAGACCTCCATGACATTGAACTCAGGAGAAACTCGTTGGTTTCTGACATCAAAAATACCGATAAAAAACACAGAAGGAACTATCACTGGCCTGCTTGGGGTTAGCGTGGACATTACCGACAGAAAGCACAGTGAAGAAACACTTAAGGGGGCTGCCACCTTTAAAACGCAACACCAGGAGCTAAAGGACTTTTCTTCTACCCTTTCCGAACAGCTTCTGAATCCTTTGGTAAGTTTACTCAAAGAGATTGAAACTACCGGTGGGGAAAATGAGGAAAAGCTGGTTAGTAATGTAAACAGGCTTCAAACGTCAATAAGAACGACGGTGAAAGCGATTGAGGACTTTACGCTTTCGATAAAAAACACTGATTCAGGTAACTGGCGTAATATCAAATAGTAAGTCAGAAGGTATTATTTAAAGGAAAGTTTGCGTCTGCTTACACATGGGGGTATGCCACAAAGCTATATTGCAGTACCTTTGCAGTGTTTTATTACAGAATAATTTTTCTGCATACTATGGAAATTGTAAAAATACTGATTTGCGAGGATGATGAGGCGCTGAGCTCTCTGATACGATTTAAACTCTCCAGAGCTGGCTATCGGAATTGTGAGGTAGCTGCAGACGGCAAAAAGGCAAAAGAGATGATACAAGACAATGAGTATGACTTAGTCATTACAGATATCCATATGCCTTACGCCTCAGGGCTGGAGCTGACCACCTATATAAGAGAGGAGCTAAAAAGGCAAACACCCATCATCATATTATCATCAGAAGGAGTCGAAAATACCGTGCTTCAAAGCTTCAATTTGGGCATCAACGATTTTCTTACAAAGCCATTTAGCCCGCAAGAGCTTGTCATAAGGGTGAAAAAATTGCTTGGGCATCAATAGTTTCATCACAGAAAGCCTTGATTCCAATAGAGCTCATATACTTCCTTAATACGTTAATGGCGACGGCCGCTATTGGAGTGGTAATCCTGATTATTGTGCTAAAGGTCAGAAAAAAATACCGATATGAAAGTGAGAAAAGTCTACTCAAAGTAATAGAGAAGGACCTTAACAACTATTTGATATCTTCCACTGAG contains:
- a CDS encoding PAS domain-containing protein, which encodes MLSLEKKKSLRVCGLASLTIALIVMVGWLLDLSYLKDLGVAGASMKFNTALGFSLLGLALIGKAYERKWAVVVLTIFLSLLALVTLAEYIFGISLGIDQLFVTDRRSVKYPGRMSTGSSTAFLLTAFALTNLTSRRWYLRLKQYGLHLVSFMALLSIVGVAFGLSPNDRLIFISSMALHTAILFLATSICLSSLSQFGLANILTGEKPGNILSRRMFAQMTGTVLIAGYLLTTLESHQFITAKTSTVLIGVISLFFSLIYVGLIAKRLNLSHDIRRYTEKQLQSYNEALESKVAEQTKSMKTTLDRLYDINRVAMVGGWEADLATNKVTWSTTTKRIHEVPEDYQPDLSTAIKFYKEGEDRNAMAKTVNDAISLGLPWDVELRIITPTGKEKWVRAIGKPIFENGKCMRLNGTFQDIDKRKRVEIEATEGREFLQTLIDNIPVNIYAKDIESRKILINKAELSLMGLNDKALVIGKTDHELFPKASADLSKAEDLQVFSTGEPILGVETSMTLNSGETRWFLTSKIPIKNTEGTITGLLGVSVDITDRKHSEETLKGAATFKTQHQELKDFSSTLSEQLLNPLVSLLKEIETTGGENEEKLVSNVNRLQTSIRTTVKAIEDFTLSIKNTDSGNWRNIK
- a CDS encoding response regulator transcription factor, coding for MEIVKILICEDDEALSSLIRFKLSRAGYRNCEVAADGKKAKEMIQDNEYDLVITDIHMPYASGLELTTYIREELKRQTPIIILSSEGVENTVLQSFNLGINDFLTKPFSPQELVIRVKKLLGHQ